ATCCTTACGTTGTACCGCGGAGCTGATGCGTGACGTTTTGCCCGAGGTCTCGCGAGTCATCCGCGGCACAGCTGCGACTTGCCGTCGTGTATCCTTAGTCTTCACCCTGTATCTCGGCTGCGAGATTCCCCTGAAGCAGGCTGTGCTTTGTAGCCTGGTTTTTAATAAGTTTGAATAGTGCTGGAAGCTACTTTCTCACTTGAGAGCCGCGGGCAGGGCGAGAGACGCGTCGGTGGGCCTGGGAACAGGATCCGTCGCTCAGATACGTGCCGCTGGTTCCCGTCTTCAAAGGCGGAGGCTCAGCACCGTGCGGTTAAGAAGCGGGGTTCGGCTCCCCGGTCTGCTGGCTGAGCTGTCGGCCGTGGCCTGCCTCTGCCCGAGCCCCGGCCGTCGGCCGGCTTGGATGGACTCCTCTGACGGCTCCTCCCGTTCCGTGTTGCGCAACGTAATTCACAGCATAATTCCGACGGAGAGGGGGAGGACGCGGCTTGAAGTCCCCACTGAGAGTAGGCGCTAGACGGGTGTAGAATAGCCCAGAGCCGACAAAATGCAAATTTATCACTGCAAATTTAGGTGTTTGTAGAACTAAACAGGCCGATTTACTGTAAACATTGGATTGTTGTTTTTGCCTGTCCCCTCAGCGCTCTAAGCCCAGCGTATTTTTTTCGCCGAAAGCTTAACTTTTGCAGCAAGAGATTATTTCTTGCAGTAGCAAGAAAGTGAATGGATTTTCCAGTCCCCGATGACGAATCGAATTTTCAATTAAGGGCTGAAGTTTTAAGACACCCAtagcccctcccctcctccccccttcgGCATCTCGCTCTCCCCGGGAAGGATTAGCAAGAGTTTGGAAAATGAATATTAATTTACCGTGATGGgtgcttttccccttctccagttGAGGACTCAGACTCGGCTTCAGTTCACGAGTGAATTGAAGATGGTAGCATACGTTATCGCTGCTCCTGAGGAGctacttatttttaattgactAAGAAAAGAGAGGCAATTAGAATAGAGATGAAAATGCAGCCACATAATGAATTTTTTAACCACCACTTGGATCTGTCAAGTAGATTTTTGCGGCACAGTCGTGGAAACATATAGCGTAGCCAGATGGAAATAAATCACTGAGAACACTTGGAGCAGATTTGACATTTCACtgttggaaaaaaagaaggaaggaactTTTCTGATTTATAGGAATCTTGATAAACACTTAAGCCAGGATCCtgattatttctgtttgtttatacctgctgctctgtgctggggagGCGAATGCCTCTCCTTGAACGGAGAGAAACGTCACACGCTCCTGGATCACGTAGGCACAGGTGTATGAACGAGGCTTGCGTAATGTCTCGGTAATTGAGAAGAACCCCTAGAAAGCGCAGCAGccgggaaaggaaaaaaaaaaacccaaaccccacaggaCCGTCGGCGTTGTTAGGACTGTGCTACGATCGCCTTCACCTGTGTGGGTTTTTACTTCCCGAGCGGCGCCCCGCACGTCAGCCAGGCCTGCTTCTGCAAGTACCCGGAGGGGGTAAAGGCACGGGGATGTCCCAGAATATCGAAACACCGAGTTCAGTTGGCACTTCTGGGCACGCTGGGGAACAAACAGTGCTCGAAGGGTTGACCTTTTGCTGTTGAGCGTTTCTGGAAGTATCTTTTCTGGCAGCGTATTTCTGATTTATGATGGATGGCTCTTTTTTTGCAGTCTGGCCTTACGAAGGCTGTGAAGGAGAGTAAGATTTCCTTGCAGCAGGCAGAGTACGAGTTTCTGTCCTTTGTGCGACAACAGACACCCCCGGGTCTCTGTCCCCTTGCAGGTAAAGTACGTTCTTTCTTCATCATAACAGTCTCATCCCTCCCGCAGCTCCCAGCCGGCTGCCGAAAGGCCCGCTGGTGCACGTGGCGGGGACGCTTTCGTGTTCTATGCTGAGATCTGGCACGCAAATCAAATCCTGTTTAGCAAGGAGAGGTTCAGTAAAGGCATCAGCCGTTCGGCAGATTCCCTAAAGGCAAATACGGCACGTCGTCACTGAGGGAcacttttcaattcttttttgcGTTAGAGTTTCCGTGCGGAGTTATAATTGGGGCGGGCAACTTAGCTGCTGACAGCAACCTGCGACGGTAAAATCCGAGCAGCAAACCCAGCGGCGTCTTTTCCTCACTCTGTATCGAGCCAAACGCCAAACAGGAATCTTCCAAATGTCCTGCTACCTAGAACTACGTTCAGAACGTTCACATATACGGTCTCGGGACTGCTGCTGAGCGAAATTAATCCCAACGCCCGTTTTCGCTTGGCGGAAAACCCCACGCTTGCATAATACTTTGATATTTATCTGCCTGACAGAAACTGTAGGAGTAGTAACTGAAGAATTAATAGAGGGATTACGTATTTAAACCGCCTGTGATCCTGCAACGAACATCTGACAAACCTTTACAATCATATTTACTAGAAAATGGGATAAACGAGCTGCCTGTGAATAGCTTCTCACACCCTATGATCTTCCCCCAGCGCCCTTAGCCTGCTTTCTCGTTTAGATGTCGTTCGTAGCAGCTTTGTAACGTCTTTGAAGAAACATCTTGTTTTGTGTCTTTGTAGGTAACTCTGTTCATGCAGATAAGAAATTTCTTGACAAATACATGCCTCAGTTCATGAGGCATCTTCATTACAGGATCATTGATGTGAGCACTGTCAAAGAACTTTGCAGGTAAACGTTCCCCAAATGAAGCAGTCCTATGAAAGATCATCTAGGGAAGCCTGTTAAGTGGAGCTAAGGCGCGCTCTTCCGAAACAAGGTTTGAGGCTGCTGGGagagggctgcctgcagccacccccTCCTTTCGTCTTGTTCTTTTTCGGGGGATGCACAGAACGAGCCGTGAAGCACTCCGCGGGGGGTGTGCTCTGGCGTTTGCACACTTGGCTGGCAGGGTTGTGGCTTCCCTGGGTGCCGGTGAAACCGAAATGCTTTCACCGATTGTAACAAACCCGCAGCAGCCGCCGGACGTGTTTTCGAAGCCCAGTTTCCTTTTTTAAGTCGCGCTTTTTTCCGCTTGCAGACGCTGGTATCCGGAAGAATACGAGTTTGCACCAAAGAAGGCGGCTTCTCACAGGTGAGGTTTCTGCTTTTGCCTGTAACAGAGCAGGGCTTGTCACGCAGGAACCGTGCTCTTCACGAGCAGAACATGGAGCTTCCTTTGAATTCCAGGCATGCTGCTTCTAGTGCAGACGACGACGGCAGCTGTGTGCTTCTGCTGCTTGTCGTACGTTTGTATTCTCCCACCTGAAGCCTGGTTAGCGTAGGGAAAGGGATTATTAAAATACAGAGAATCAGAAGTTTCTTTATCTGTTCTGATTCACTTTGTTTACCGTTCCAGCCAAGATGCTTGTTGGGCAACGTCGATACCTCTATCGCTTCTTAGACATCACGGTGAGAAATCACGTGAAAACAGTCGCTTAACCGCGGGTTTTCTCTGTCCTTGCTTTGGGCAGAGTTGTTCACGGAGACGCTAGAATTGGAAGACTGCAAACGGGGAGACGAGAGTTCTGTTCCCGAGTATCTCCCAAGTCCGTAATGTGCCAGAGAGCCCGTTCTCCTTTCTGCGGAAGGGTTTAATTTTGAGTTAGGCTCCTGCCAGCTTCGGAGCTCCCTAAAAGTTGCCGTTGCCTCGAGGTTTCGGAAGAAAAGATTCTGTGCGGTATTAATGCACGTTTCTAGAAAGCTACATTTTCTAGTTCTTCCGAACGGAGGAGACAGTGGATCCTGTGGGATCCACAGGCTTTGATAAGTCCATACGTACTGTATACTGTGTGCACAGTAAGCGCATCCGTTTTGCTCTTCCATCTGCGCAGACCAAACGCAGAAAAAAGCGCAAGACACCTGCGCGTTGAAACGCCTGCGGTGGACTTTTTGTAGCTGCTGTTCGGTGCTTAGAGCTACGGCCGTCCTAAACGACAGTGAAAAGGAGTCGCTGCGCCTTCACCTCTCTGCTCTGTGGCGGCGGTGCTAGGCAGGAGAGGCGGCTCTGGTACAAAAAGAGAAGGGGTGACTTTTCGGAGAGGCCTCGATCGAAACTGCACAGCAGAAATGCGCGGTGAGGTCACTACGTCTGTACGGACCTTACCGTCTGAGCAGGCGAAACTGGCCCAAGCAGGAGCTGAAGGCTGGTCTCCGGAGCCCTTCTCTCTGCTGTCTCGGATTGAGTTGCTTTTAGTAGTCAAAGTTGTAGAACTTGTTGGTTTTCAGGAGCTTCCGTGTCCCGCGGTGACATAAACTAATAAGCTGTATGCTACTCCCTGGCACGTCGGCGCTGGTGGACTTTTATTGCTTTCCACGTACCCGAGACTAGCGAGGGCTGTTTTTATTTCTGACAGATGTGCGATCCATGCATACCGGAGTTTCATTTCTTACAGCCTGGAATTTTTCAGAAGGGCGAGAATCCAGACGTAGTTGAAGATGTGCGCGGGCGTTTTGAAACCCTCCTTAATTCTCTTTCAGAGCACTCGATGACATCAGGGAAAGCATCAAAGAACTTCAGTTCTACAGAGATAGCATCTTCAAGAGGAAAACggatgaaaagaaaaggaagctaaTAGAGAACGGAGAAAGCGATAAAACCGCCAGCTGATTTCTCGTCTTACCATGCCATCCCGCGGCACGTACCAGATGTGTCTCCCGGTTCTTTTCTGTTTGCCGCTCTCGAGAAGCTGCGCCCTTCAGTTACCTTGTTTCTTAACAGCTGTTGAAAGGCAGATGGAAGCCCGAGTTActgcttcttttctgtttgaGCAAGGAGTCGACACGCTCGAGTCTCGGCAGCTTCCTTGTTTGTATGTACTAGGTAAAACACGCTGTTTGATACTCCTCTTCGTCTGGTTTTAGATGCAGCCTTTCACTACGCAATAAAATCAGTTCTGTTGAACGCTGGTGTTTTCCTACAGCCTTTCCTTTGTGCTCGCCGTGAGCGGCTAGGTGAGGCAGCCTCTCGCGGGTTTGCGACAGAAAACGCTCTGGGAAATTATTTCCGTTGCATAGGAATGGCGCGTGCGCCTGTTGCGTTCGCGGGCATGTGACAAAAGAGCCCGTTCGTGCCACGCCTCCGTTCAGAAACGGGCCGAAAGTTGCTCGTCGGTAAGTACAGCCTACCGAGTGCTAGACGCTGGTGTCGAGGCACGGCCTCTTTCGAAAGCCTCTCTCCAGCTAGCGCGCTGTAATTCAAGTCACAAAGCGTCGCAGTTCCGAGGGGAGCGCTGGGTTGCGTATCAAACCACCGCGCGGGCAGCGTCCGCGCGCAAGGGAACGGCACGAGCCGCTCGCTCTGGGCGCGGGCGGGTGACATTTCGATTCGCACAAAAACTGAAGTCCTGCGGGTCCTTCGGGTCAGGACGGAAATACTGACGCGATAGCTGCCTCGGCCTTTAATAATCCCTCGGAAAGCCTCTAGCCAACGCTTCCCGTTTTCGCAACACGCTGGTGAGAATAGGAAACGTGAAAAGCTGCTTCCGTGACCTAAACTGACCCGAGGGTCAGCTTTACGGAGGAAGCGCTACTACTTTTTAGACGTGCAGTCTGGGAAAAGCGAAGTGTAAAAGGAAGGTGTGTCGGGAGAGGGGCCTGAACTTTTCTCTGCAAGTAGCGCGCTCTGTTCAGCGCCGCTTTTCAGAACATCGGAGCTACAACGAAAGCGTTCTCAAAACATTCTGCTTCATGACAGAAACTGTGACGTGACTCGATACTGAACAGCTACGTGCAAATCGCGTAGTAGGGCAGGTAAACGCGTGTATGGCAGGGACAACTGTGATATCCCAGAAATCAACGGCACAAGCGGTaagactgaaaaaatgaaacGTATCGCTGGTTATTGGACAAAACCACACAAATAATTGCATCGTTCCGTGTCTGCGCGGCCCCGGTGTTTGCTGCGCTAGTAATTACTTCGGCGTAGCAGCTTCTAGGGAGAAGGTACTGCAGAGCTTTACAAACGTTAAGCTCTTTGCTAATGAAAACACCAGCGGGGAAGGGTCTGAAGTGCTGGCCCAGAACCGCAGCGATGACTGAAGCTGTCCCCCGCCAGCTTGTCAGTTCACGAGAGACGTATTCATTTCCTTTAATCGCATAAATGCAGCGGCGACTCAcgatgagaaagaaaaagcctaCCGAAGGCAGGGCGAGGCATCGGGGAACCCCGGCGACGCTACCTTCCCTTTTACCTCTGAGAAAACagctcttggcagccccagcCGGGACGGGAACAGAGATCTGCCGCTGCAGAAACCCCTGGGCGCAAGCGGGTGAGACGTCCAGCCGGGACGGGCTGCAGCCTGTCGGCGAGGGGTCCTGGTTTCCACCCCAGCCGGAGCCAGGACAAGGGGCTTCCTCCGGCTTGGGCGAAAGCAGCGGCAGCATCTCTGCGAGCTCCGTTAGAGGGGAGGTCGAAACGTGGCGGGACGTCCGTTCTTCTCGTTGATTGCCAAATGATGTCGGACAAATCCCCCTACGCCAAAATGTCctcattttcccccttttcaaGTCCTTTTATGCCGGTTGATGTTTGCATTGCTCCCTTGGCAGCGTGAGCGAACAGGCTAAAAGCTCGCTACCGTACAAGCTTTCCTTGAAGCGCGCGAGGAGTCGCATCGATTTAATGGGAGTATTTATGTGCTCAGTGAACCTCTTTGCGTGTTTGGTGTTTTAGGAGGGAGCCCGTGGCAGCGGGTTCACGCTCTGATTGACGGGGAGGAGCACCACGGTCCAACGCGTTACAGCGTTAGGCAGCGCGAGTGCTGGGCAATGCCAGCGCACCAGCAGAACCGATTTGCTTTCCAAATGAATGCATCTTGCCGCGTTAACTTGCCCACATTAAAAAACGAGTCACCCGTTCTACGTTAATTCATCAACAAGGGAAAGAGCGGGCGATGCAAGAGATGCAGCTGGCCCCTCAGCTTCCAGGGCGTTAAAACGACGGCTTGCGTTTGGAAGGTTTGTCACATATTACTGCATACGTGACTACATACATGACGAGAGGCTCTGGAGGTGCCGCACAGGTTGCGACCCATTCCCGGTGGGACCCTAACGGGCTTTTGCTCCCGCTACTGGTATCAGTGCGGCTTTCCACGTCACCGAAGCCGCCAGCTAAATTCTAATTGAAGAAGCAGCAGCGGCAGCCGTAAGCGAGTCCTGTAAATCCCAGAGTCGGCTCACGGGTCAGGCCATAAAAAAATATCCCGCGCCTCGTCATCAGGGTAAGTTTTAGCTAAAGGCGCGGTGGACAGAAAGAAGCACGAAGCCCCACGTTGCTTTTGGGAAGCCGTTTTTCAGCGGAGACCTCTGTGTCCGCCCTGCAGC
This region of Calonectris borealis chromosome 24, bCalBor7.hap1.2, whole genome shotgun sequence genomic DNA includes:
- the REXO2 gene encoding oligoribonuclease, mitochondrial, which translates into the protein MLGGSRAGLRSCAGRLWRGRRRAAGMAGGGMGQRMVWVDLEMTGLDVEKDQILEMACLITDSDLNVLAEGPNLIINQPDELLDSMSEWCKEHHGKSGLTKAVKESKISLQQAEYEFLSFVRQQTPPGLCPLAGNSVHADKKFLDKYMPQFMRHLHYRIIDVSTVKELCRRWYPEEYEFAPKKAASHRALDDIRESIKELQFYRDSIFKRKTDEKKRKLIENGESDKTAS